In the genome of Theropithecus gelada isolate Dixy chromosome 19, Tgel_1.0, whole genome shotgun sequence, the window NNNNNNNNNNNNNNNNNNNNNNNNNNNNNNNNNNNNNNNNNNNNNNNNNNNNNNNNNNNNNNNNNNNNNNNNNNNNNNNNNNNNNNNNNNNNNNNNNNNNNNNNNNNNNNNNNNNNNNNNNNNNNNNNNNNNNNNNNNNNNNNNNNNNNNNNNNNNNNNNNNNNNNNNNNNNNNNNNNNNNNNNNNNNNNNNNNNNNNNNNNNNNNNNNNNNNNNNNNNNNNNNNNNNNNNNNNNNNNNNNNNNNNNNNNNNNNNNNNNNNNNNNNNNNNNNNNNNNNNNNNNNNNNNNNNNNNNNNNNNNNNNNNNNNNNNNNNNNNNNNNNNNNNNNNNNNNNNNNNNNNNNNNNNNNNNNNNNNNNNNNNNNNNNNNNNNNNNNNNNNNNNNNNNNNNNNNNNNNNNNNNNNNNNNNNNNNNNNNNNNNNNNNNNNNNNNNNNNNNNNNNNNNNNNNNNNNNNNNNNNNNNNNNNNNNNNNNNNNNNNNNNNNNNNNNNNNNNNNNNNNNNNNNNNNNNNNNNNNNNNNNNNNNNNNNNNNNNNNNNNNNNNNNNNNNNNNNNNNNNNNNNNNNNNNNNNNNNNNNNNNNNNNNNNNNNNNNNNNNNNNNNNNNNNNNNNNNNNNNNNNNNNNNNNNNNNNNNNNNNNNNNNNNNNNNNNNNNNNNNNNNNNNNNNNNNNNNNNNNNNNNNNNNNNNNNNNNNNNNNNNNNNNNNNNNNNNNNNNNNNNNNNNNNNNNNNNNNNNNNNNNNNNNNNNNNNNNNNNNNNNNNNNNNNNNNNNNNNNNNNNNNNNNNNNNNNNNNNNNNNNNNNNNNNNNNNNNNNNNNNNNNNNNNNNNNNNNNNNNNNNNNNNNNNNNNNNNNNNNNNNNNNNNNNNNNNNNNNNNNNNNNNNNNNNNNNNNNNNNNNNNNNNNNNNNNNNNNNNNNNNNNNNNNNNNNNNNNNNNNNNNNNNNNNNNNNNNNNNNNNNNNNNNNNNNNNNNNNNNNNNNNNNNNNNNNNNNNNNNNNNNNNNNNNNNNNNNNNNNNNNNNNNNNNNNNNNNNNNNNNNNNNNNNNNNNNNNNNNNNNNNNNNNNNNNNNNNNNNNNNNNNNNNNNNNNNNNNNNNNNNNNNNNNNNNNNNNNNNNNNNNNNNNNNNNNNNNNNNNNNNNNNNNNNNNNNNNNNNNNNNNNNNNNNNNNNNNNNNNNNNNNNNNNNNNNNNNNNNNNNNNNNNNNNNNNNNNNNNNNNNNNNNNNNNNNNNNNNNNNNNNNNNNNNNNNNNNNNNNNNNNNNNNNNNNNNNNNNNNNNNNNNNNNNNNNNNNNNNNNNNNNNNNNNNNNNNNNNNNNNNNNNNNNNNNNNNNNNNNNNNNNNNNNNNNNNNNNNNNNNNNNNNNNNNNNNNNNNNNNNNNNNNNNNNNNNNNNNNNNNNNNNNNNNNNNNNNNNNNNNNNNNNNNNNNNNNNNNNNNNNNNNNNNNNNNNNNNNNNNNNNNNNNNNNNNNNNNNNNNNNNNNNNNNNNNNNNNNNNNNNNNNNNNNNNNNNNNNNNNNNNNNNNNNNNNNNNNNNNNNNNNNNNNNNNNNNNNNNNNNNNNNNNNNNNNNNNNNNNNNNNNNNNNNNNNNNNNNNNNNNNNNNNNNNNNNNNNNNNNNNNNNNNNNNNNNNNNNNNNNNNNNNNNNNNNNNNNNNNNNNNNNNNNNNNNNNNNNNNNNNNNNNNNNNNNNNNNNNNNNNNNNNNNNNNNNNNNNNNNNNNNNNNNNNNNNNNNNNNNNNNNNNNNNNNNNNNNNNNNNNNNNNNNNNNNNNNNNNNNNNNNNNNNNNNNNNNNNNNNNNNNNNNNNNNNNNNNNNNNNNNNNNNNNNNNNNNNNNNNNNNNNNNNNNNNNNNNNNNNNNNNNNNNNNNNNNNNNNNNNNNNNNNNNNNNNNNNNNNNNNNNNNNNNNNNNNNNNNNNNNNNNNNNNNNNNNNNNNNNNNNNNNNNNNttttttttttttttttttgagacacaatctcactTTTGCCCTGGCTGGGGTAcattggtgtgatcttggctcactgcaacctctgtctcctgagttcaaccaattctcttccctcagcctcccaattagctgggattacgggcacgcaCCATCGCtgcggctaatctttgtatttttagtagagatggggtttcaccatgttggccaggctggtctcaaactcctgacctcaagtgatctgcccgccttggcctcccaaagtgctggaattaaagtcATGTTCCTCCATGCCCGGCTGACCTATATTTTTAATGGAGCAATCAtacatggtattttatttttaatatcagctTTCATGTGTAAATTGCTAGTGTACAGAAATAtgcaagattattattttttttgagacaaggtcttactctgtcaccagggtaTAGTGCAGTGGAACGATGTCAGCTAAGTGGAACCTGTGTCCTGcagccttaagtgatcctcccacccctgctgcccgagtagctgagactgcaggtgcgtgccaccatggcctgctaattttcgtgttttgtagagacagggttttgccatgttacccaggctggtctcaaactcctgcactcaagcgatctacctgccttggcctttcaaagtgctgggattacaggcgtgagctgccatgcctggttGATGAAATATACAAGATTGCTGTATGTTGATCTTACACCTTGCCAcctttacatttttcttgtttagagatttttgtagattttttggaattttctacataaaattatttcatcagaTTCTTACTGCTACCACACAGTGATTGGCTTAAAACAAAGATTTATTCTTTCACAATTCTGTAGGTCACATATCTAATATGGGTCCACAGTTCCGTGATTCTTCATGAATCTTCAGGGAAGAATTTATTTCCTTACCCTTTATAGGTTCCAGAGGCCACTTACATCCTCTGACTCATAGTCCACTTCCTccatgtttttttctgagacggagtttcactcttgtgtccctggatgaagtgcagtggcgtgatcttggcttactgcaacttccacctccccgattcaagcgattctcttcctcagcctcccgagtagctgggactacaagcacacccagataatgttttgtatttttagtagagacagggtttcatcatgttaaccTGAAGGGGTGGCCttcccctccacacctgtgggcgtttctcgttaggtggaacaagagacttgagaaaagaaatgagacacagagacaaagtatagagaaagaaaaagtgggcccaggggaccggcgctcagcttacagaggacccacgccggcaccggtctctgagttcccttagtatttattgataattatctttaccatcttaaagataagggagtggctggacaataggatcattgtagggaggaaatcagcagtaagacatatgaacaaaaatctctgtgacatgaataagtttaaaggaaaatgctgtgccttgagatgcatatgcaaacatctccataaaccttttagcagcattgtttcGGCCTCTCatatggggagaaaccttggacaacacctagctttcctaggcagaggtccctgcgacctttggccgtgtacgtgtccctggtagttgaaattaagagaatggtgatgacttttaaccagcaagctgccttcaggcacttgtttaacaaagacacatcctgcacaccacacccagctaatttttttttttatttttagtagcccaaaatccattaaaccttgagtcaccacagcgcatgtctcttgcaaggacaaggttgggggtagggtcacagattaacagcatctcaaatacagaacaaaatggagtctcttatgtctacttctttctatatagacacagtaacaggctgatctctttcttttccccacattaaccaggatggtctcgatctcttgaccttgtgatccgcccgcctcagcctcccaaggtgctggattacaggcatgagccaccgcgcccggtctgcTTCCTCTATCTTTAAAGGCGAGATAAAATTGGTTTTATCCTTCTATTTGCAACAGATCACCACTGTCCCTCAGGGTCTACCTGCATCCTTCTGATATTGAACCTTGTGGTTCTATCACTTTGACCATATAATCGAGGATAATGTCTATCTAAAGATCCTTAACTAGACCACATTTGCAAACTCCCTTTTGACATATCCAGTAACACATGTTACAGGGATGAGGATATGAAAACATATCCAGTAACAGGTTACAGGGATGACCTGTGCAACCATCATATTTTCTGAGAgtacactattttttttctcctgtcctCAAGCCACCCTCCTTCCTCATTGCTACCACACAGTGATTggcttaaaagaagaaaaatgtattcttcTACAATTCTGTAGGTAACATATCTAATATGGGTCCACAGTTCTGTGATTCTTCATGAATCTCCCAaggtgctgcgattacaggcctCAGATACCACATCCAGCCTGTgactttaatttccttttcttcctttatttcactGGCTGGAACTTTTCATACTGTGTAGAATAGTAGTGATAAGAGTGGACTTCCTTGCCTCATTCTCTACCCCTGGGGGAATCTTTATGTCTTTCACCAGAATGTATGATGGTCCTTTATGAATTGGTGGGTGATCTTGAGTTGAGGAAATGTCCCATGATACTGTTTTCCATACAGACTGCAGTCTcgtttttctgaaaaataactttttttattgGCAACCTTCAAAAGTGATATTCACAAGACTTAGAACAAGGGCAGAAACCCCCAGACAgatggttttttattttctttctttctttctttctctttctcccttccttccttccttccttccttcctttctttctttcttttcttctttctttctttctttctctctttctttttgagagtgagttttgctcttgttgctcaggctggagtgcaatggcacatcttggctcacctctgcctcccagattctagtgattttcctacctcagcctccgaagtagctgggattacaggcatgcaccaccacacccagctaatttttttttatttttagtagacggggtttctccatgttgttcaggctgctcccaagctcccaacctcaggtgatccacctgcctcagcctcccaaagtgctggataacaggcatgagccatggcacccagtgttttttttttttaattttaattcatcaGGCTGGAGCAGAGTTTAAACCAAGCTGGAGTTACCATTCCAGCTCTGGCCACAACCTGATCTCTACATCTTGGCCTTCTTTGCATTGGCTGGAAGCTGGCTCACTTCACCCAAGGGCCTAGTTCAACCGCAGTCATGCTTTCCGCAAGTTTGAGCATCCCTCGCTCCTGGTGCTGGCAATGCCACTCAGTCATGGACTGGAGCATCCACTTGGTCCGGCACTTGCACAAATAGAAGCCGTAAACGACAACCTCGGTGAGGTCTGAAGACTCCAGAGCCTTCAGCATGAGCATGATCTTGCTCACCTGCTCGATGTAAGGGATTTGAGATCCTTCCGGGCCGAACATGGCTTCCAGCAGCCGCATCTGGACCAGGAGCACCTCTGGATCTTTCAAATCCTCAGGAAGTTTCACCCATGGCAGGGTATTTCTACGTCTGGGATTGTTCCCACCTTGTAACCCTCACAACAAAAACTATGCTCCTGCGCGAGCCGGGCCTAAGTGTTCATCAGAATTTTCAATTCCCACCAAATGTATGAAGATTAcaatttctccacaaccttgcttGTGAAGCAGGTTCACTGCACACTGGTTACCAATGTGTCTGAGTTGAGTGAGAGATCTTCCCGTGCACACACAGTAAGTTATAGGAAGTGAATTTCTTACTTACAGATTGGCAGCAAGGGACAACAGATGCCTGGGGTTCGTGCATGCTGCTCCCGAAGGTTCAGGAAAACCACCCAGTGCAGATTCAGTCTCTGTGTGTGCTCCACTTGCATCACAGGTGAGGGAGGCTGGAAGGCAGCCCAGCCCCAGTTTCATGCTCCAGGGATGTATGGTGCGTTTGCCTAAAACAATGAAGGGCATCTTGTTCTGGGGGGACTGGAACAGATCCTGCCCTTCTCTGGTCAGGGTGGACAGGATCCTGTTCTTCCTCTCAGGATGTTGCTTTTCTAGAACATTCTATATTCATTCTTTTGAACTACAAGTGAGAAGTCAGACACAACTGGGCCAGTTCAACCCCACTTGAGTGCTGTCTTGCAGTCTCCCCACCAACTCAGTATCCCCTTTAATAAAGCTAGTCCATTCACGTCTGCAGTGACCTTCCTGGATCTGGAAGAAGAGGCTGGTCTCAGGAGACTGAAGGAATACCTTGACTGGCAGAATCTCAGGGCAACCTCACTGAGGTACAGCCAGTTGCATTTCACTAGGCTCAAGAGGATTGCTGCCTCCAGCAGGATAACCAGGCCTGCCTGTCGCAGTGCCATAGTCCAGGATCCCAGTGACCGAGGTGAGGAGTTGCTATTCAGGTCAAATAAATTTTCTTCAGGTGACCCCACTGTCTGCAGCCAATAGTCCTGCTTGTGGGTCTTATGTATTTGTGTTTCAAAAATACCTGAGGTCCTGATGTGGGGTCCTTACCTCCTgtgcacagtgactcatgcctataatttgaGTACTTTGGGAGTgtagacagaaggatcacttgaggtcagaactTGGACACctggctgggcaacaaagtgagactccatctctacaaagtaataatgatataaaactaaaaaattagcacAGTCCAATGTCACAGGCCTGTactttcagctacttgggaggctaaggtaggaggcgACCATGaccccaggaagtcaaggttgtagtgagctatgattgtgccactgcactccagcctgggtgtcagagtgagaccctgtctttattttattttattttattttttttgagacggagtcttgctctgtcgcccaggctggagtgcagtggccggatctcagctcactgcaagctcctcctctcgggttcacgccattctcctgcctcagcctcccgagtagctgggactacaggcacccgccacttcgcccggctagttttttgtatttttttagtagagacggggtttcaccgtgttagccaggatggtctcgatctcctgacctcatgatccgcccgtctcggcctcccaaagtgctgggattacaggcttgagccaccgcgcccggcctgaccctgtctttaaaaaaaaaaaaaaaaagtcttaaactAAATAATTTATACCTATTTTTAACAGTTattggcttttttaaaaagaaagagttgGTGACCTAACTTCACACTGGCCTTAGTCCTCTATGCCCAAGGTAGTGTCCCTAGGAACGTTTCTGGAATTGAGCACAGGGTTGACCTCACCCTCTGGAGTGAATGGGGAATGTAAATGAAAAGTATTTCTATTctgagagccaccgcacccggccttgtctttcttttcgcattcttttcactctctcttctctctctgcttccagagtacctgggacttaaactttattttaatagcAGGAATTCTCCTGGATCTAATCACCAACCGATTTTGCTCTGCCCCAGTAATATCAGTTTCCAGACTGCTGAGCAGATCTCGCTTCCAAAACCCTAAGACAGGATCGCAGAGTCAGGCTGACAGAAGCACAGGCCCCGTCCTGGGCCCGCCCTGTCCCTGCCCCGCCCTGTCCCTGCCCCGCCCTCGGCTCCTGGCCCCGCCTGTAGGATGCGCGCGCAATTGCCCGCAGACCCGGAAGTCGGGATCGTAGAGTGGACCTTTCGTGCGCTTTTTCCTGTAGACCCGGCAGCGGATTGCGTGGAAAGACCGTCTAGCCTCTGCGGGTGAGTTTGTCTTTGTCTAGAT includes:
- the LOC112611915 gene encoding developmental pluripotency-associated 5 protein-like; amino-acid sequence: MVLCCPLLISYRKINKRRNTLPWVKLPEDLKDPEVLLVQMRLLEAMFGPEGSQIPYIEQVSKIMLMLKALESSDLTEVVVYGFYLCKCRTKWMLQSMTEWHCQHQERGMLKLAESMTAVELGPWVK